The nucleotide sequence CGGGGGGCATGGGAAGCTATGCGCCATCACGTCCGCTCGATGATGAGCTGCTGGCCGAGGTGAAGGAGACGATTCTGGAGCCGACGCTGGCTGCATTGAAGGCCGAAGGTTTCCCGTATTCCGGCGTTCTCTATGCCGGGTTGATGGTCTCCGAGGCCGGTCCCCGCGTGCTCGAGTTCAACTGCCGCTTCGGCGATCCGGAAGCGCAGGCCGTGCTGCCCTTATTGAAAACCGATATCGTCGATGTGATCGGCGCGGCGATGGCGGGACGATTGGACGCCGAACCGCTGGCGTGGCGCGATGAGTATTGCGTCTGCGTTGTTCTGGCGGCACGCGGCTATCCGGGGGCGCCTGACAAGGGGGTGCCGATCGAGGGAAAGGTATCGACACAAAACGGCGGCAGTTCATTCTGCTTTCATGCCGGCACAGTGCGCGACGCCAACGGGATGCTCGTCACGGACGGCGGTCGCCTCCTGGGGATGGTTGCGCGCTCCGACACGCACGAAGCGGCCGTTGCCGCTGCTTATGCGGCATTGGAGGGTGTGCGGGTCAAAGGCGGGCACTTCCGCACGGACATCGGTGTCCGTTCCGGCACGTTCGCGGCACGCCGTCGTCCGGACGCGCGTCGGCGTCGGCGGTGAATGACTGGATCGACGGATGGCTACGACGCCCATGACCAAGGTGTTGATTCTACTGGGATCCGAATCGGATCGTCCGGTCATGGAGAAAACCGTGGCGACGCTGCAGGAGTTCGAGGTTCCCTGCCGTCTCGAAGTCGCCTCGGCGCACCGTCATCCGGAACGCGTGCGGCAGTTGGTTTCCGACGGGAATCGTGACGGGGTCGCCGTTTTCATCTGCGGCGCGGGCATGGCGGCGCATCTGGCGGGTATGGTTGCCGCGCACACGGTGCGTCCGGTGATCGGCGTGCCGTTGGAGGGCTCCGCCCTGCACGGATGGGACTCGTTGTTATCGACCGCGCAGATGCCGCGCGGCGTGCCGGTGGCCACTGTCGCCATCGGCAGCCACGGGGCGGTCAATGCGGCGCTGTTGGCTGTGCAAATTCTCGCGTTATCCGACGCGCGGCTTGCGGAGATGCTCCAGAAGCGCCGCGATCAGGGTTGATCTTCCGGAAAAACCGGGAAATTCGATCGGGACACCAGGCAGCATCAGGAATGTATAAGGTAGTAGTCGACGTCAATGGGCTGTGATGACAGTCCGTACTCCAGGAGGCCAGAGAATGCGCTACAGTCGTGCGCGTGCACACGGTTGGGTCGGTATCGGCATCATGACGGCGTTGGCCGTGGCGGTGTCCGTGGCCGGCGTTTCGGCCGACATCAGCGACGATGCCAAACGGAAATTCAACAGCGGCGTCGAACACGAGAGCGCCGGACACACCGATTCGGCCATCGCCGCCTACGAGGGCGCGGTCACGCTGGCGCCGGAATACCTTGATGCGCACATCAATGTCGGCGCGCTCTACTATGAGAAGGGCGAGCTGCCCAAGGCGGCCGAACACCTTCAGAAGGCGATTGCCATCGACTCGACCAGTGCCAGCGCCTACAAGAATCTGGCCCTGGTGCGCCAGAAGGCCAGCGACCACACAGCGGCCATCGCCACCTTCAGCCAATACCTATCACGCGAAGCCGGTGATGCCAAGGGCTGGGCTTCGCTGGGGCAGAGCCAGTTGGAGTTGCGCGACAGCAGCGCCGCGCTGGCGTCGTATGAAAAGTCGCTGACGCTCGATCCCTCGGACTATCGCACCGCATTTAACATTGGAAACATTCATCAAAACCGTGGTGAGTTTCACAAGGCCATCGCCGCCTATGACAAGGCCATCGCGAAGAATTCGAAATATGTGCCCGCCTATTTCAACCGGGCGGTGTCCTCGCAGCAGTTGGACATGGCCGGA is from Candidatus Zixiibacteriota bacterium and encodes:
- a CDS encoding tetratricopeptide repeat protein; amino-acid sequence: MRYSRARAHGWVGIGIMTALAVAVSVAGVSADISDDAKRKFNSGVEHESAGHTDSAIAAYEGAVTLAPEYLDAHINVGALYYEKGELPKAAEHLQKAIAIDSTSASAYKNLALVRQKASDHTAAIATFSQYLSREAGDAKGWASLGQSQLELRDSSAALASYEKSLTLDPSDYRTAFNIGNIHQNRGEFHKAIAAYDKAIAKNSKYVPAYFNRAVSSQQLDMAGCVKHYESFIAVAGSSKEWTSKVTQAKDIVKQIKDWLDAQGE
- the purE gene encoding 5-(carboxyamino)imidazole ribonucleotide mutase is translated as MATTPMTKVLILLGSESDRPVMEKTVATLQEFEVPCRLEVASAHRHPERVRQLVSDGNRDGVAVFICGAGMAAHLAGMVAAHTVRPVIGVPLEGSALHGWDSLLSTAQMPRGVPVATVAIGSHGAVNAALLAVQILALSDARLAEMLQKRRDQG